From the genome of Phytohabitans rumicis, one region includes:
- the ligA gene encoding NAD-dependent DNA ligase LigA gives MASVDSVDPVVDAARAVPLASAQAYQEAVDQLRAAAAAYYSGPDLDMDDATYDGVMARVAATEAAHPEWKDARSPTETVGAGGGVGGDIVHSEPMLSLDNVFGEEALRKWAARLDKVIGHPAGGYTVEPKIDGLAIAARYAGGELTLVATRGDGRAGEDVTGQARRAAGLPARLREPVTLEVRGEVFMTDADFATANALRTGHGEPAFAHPRSAAAGTLRAQDRAYDAPLSFLAYAVHGLDGGDGEPMPHSAAMALIEELGVATTAGSPAGMPVCATIDEVVTAVQALTAARGTLGFGVDGAVIKADQPADRAAAGSSSRAPRWGIAYKYPADTRTTTLLRIEVQVGRTGVITPVAVLDPVQISGVIVTSATLHNFDDLVRRNVRAGDTVFVRRAGDVIPEVTGAQLDLRPADSVPFEPPTHCPRCGGDIDRAQKRWRCTRGRACGAHESLAYYAARTSVDIEGLGDKIIDAVVKAGLVTDPADLYDLDVPALAALERLGEVSATKLVANIQASKAQPLSRVLTGLGVRMTGRSMSRRLARHFGTMDALLAATVEDLQRVEGVGPERAVTIAAELVELTPVIRKLADRGLAMTEPDATVHDVPPEGAALLPLQRPDGTPMTVVVTGSVPGLTRDEGNEAVERLGGRSSGSVSKKTDLVVVGDGAGSKADKAAQLGIRVMPAADFAALIHEIQNPAL, from the coding sequence GGGTGATGGCGCGGGTGGCGGCGACCGAGGCCGCCCACCCGGAGTGGAAGGACGCGCGGTCACCGACCGAGACGGTGGGTGCCGGCGGGGGCGTCGGCGGCGACATCGTGCACAGCGAGCCGATGCTCAGCCTCGATAACGTCTTCGGCGAGGAGGCGCTGCGCAAGTGGGCCGCCCGGCTCGACAAGGTGATCGGCCACCCGGCCGGCGGCTACACGGTCGAGCCGAAGATCGACGGCCTCGCGATCGCCGCGCGGTACGCCGGCGGCGAGCTGACGCTCGTCGCCACCCGCGGCGATGGCCGGGCCGGCGAGGACGTCACCGGCCAGGCCCGCCGGGCTGCTGGGCTCCCGGCCCGGCTGCGCGAGCCGGTGACGCTCGAGGTCCGCGGTGAGGTCTTCATGACCGACGCGGACTTCGCCACGGCCAACGCGCTGCGCACCGGGCACGGCGAGCCGGCGTTCGCGCACCCGCGCAGCGCCGCGGCGGGCACCCTGCGCGCGCAGGACCGGGCGTACGACGCCCCGCTGTCCTTCCTGGCGTACGCGGTGCACGGGCTCGACGGCGGCGACGGCGAGCCGATGCCGCACTCCGCCGCCATGGCGCTCATCGAGGAGCTGGGCGTCGCCACGACCGCCGGGTCGCCGGCCGGCATGCCGGTGTGCGCGACGATCGACGAGGTGGTCACCGCGGTGCAGGCGCTCACGGCCGCGCGGGGCACGCTCGGCTTCGGCGTCGACGGCGCGGTCATCAAGGCCGACCAGCCCGCCGACCGGGCCGCCGCCGGGTCGTCCAGCCGCGCGCCGCGCTGGGGCATCGCCTACAAGTACCCGGCGGACACCCGCACCACGACGCTGCTGCGCATCGAGGTCCAGGTCGGCCGCACCGGCGTCATCACGCCCGTGGCCGTTCTCGATCCGGTACAGATCAGCGGCGTCATCGTCACGTCCGCGACGCTGCACAACTTCGACGACCTGGTCCGCCGCAACGTACGGGCCGGCGACACCGTCTTCGTCCGCCGGGCCGGCGACGTCATCCCCGAGGTGACCGGCGCCCAGCTCGACCTGCGCCCGGCCGACTCGGTGCCGTTCGAGCCGCCCACCCACTGCCCGCGCTGCGGCGGCGACATCGACCGTGCCCAGAAGCGCTGGCGCTGCACCCGCGGCCGGGCCTGCGGCGCGCACGAGTCGCTGGCCTACTACGCCGCCCGCACGTCGGTGGACATCGAAGGGCTCGGCGACAAGATCATCGACGCAGTGGTCAAGGCCGGTCTGGTCACCGACCCCGCCGACCTGTACGACCTCGACGTGCCCGCCCTGGCCGCCCTGGAGCGGCTCGGCGAGGTGTCCGCCACCAAGCTCGTCGCCAACATCCAGGCGTCCAAGGCCCAGCCGCTGTCCCGCGTGCTCACCGGCCTCGGCGTACGGATGACCGGCCGGTCCATGTCCCGGCGGCTGGCCCGGCACTTCGGCACCATGGACGCGCTGCTCGCCGCCACCGTGGAGGACCTGCAACGGGTCGAGGGCGTCGGCCCGGAGCGCGCGGTCACCATCGCCGCCGAACTGGTCGAGCTGACCCCCGTCATCCGCAAGCTCGCCGACCGCGGCCTCGCCATGACCGAGCCCGACGCCACCGTCCACGACGTACCGCCCGAGGGTGCCGCGCTGCTGCCCCTGCAGCGCCCGGACGGCACGCCGATGACCGTGGTCGTCACCGGCTCCGTGCCCGGCCTCACCCGCGACGAGGGCAACGAGGCCGTCGAACGCCTCGGCGGCCGGTCGTCCGGCTCGGTCTCCAAGAAGACGGACCTCGTCGTCGTCGGCGACGGCGCCGGCTCCAAGGCCGACAAGGCCGCCCAACTGGGCATCCGCGTCATGCCGGCGGCCGACTTCGCCGCCCTCATCCACGAGATCCAGAACCCCGCCCTCTGA
- a CDS encoding DUF6069 family protein translates to MTTTLSVGKASWKSTVTAAGLAALGALVANSVIALVSRGPLDAPAEFQPLTPAAYVPLTILGVIAGAVGWRLNVGRSRNAAAMLRTLVPIVVAVSLIPDVALLVDTEMQPGITTTGVVALMLMHVAVAAVAVPTFRRFMPPQQHAA, encoded by the coding sequence GTGACCACCACCCTCAGCGTCGGCAAGGCGTCCTGGAAGTCCACCGTCACCGCGGCCGGCCTCGCGGCGCTCGGAGCGCTGGTCGCCAACAGCGTCATCGCGCTGGTCAGCCGCGGCCCGCTCGACGCCCCGGCGGAGTTCCAGCCGCTCACCCCGGCGGCCTACGTGCCGCTCACGATCCTGGGCGTCATCGCCGGCGCGGTCGGCTGGCGGCTGAACGTCGGCCGGAGCCGCAACGCCGCAGCCATGTTGCGCACACTCGTGCCCATCGTGGTGGCCGTGTCCCTGATCCCGGACGTCGCACTGCTGGTGGACACCGAGATGCAGCCCGGCATCACGACGACCGGCGTGGTGGCGCTCATGCTGATGCACGTGGCCGTCGCCGCGGTCGCCGTCCCGACCTTCCGTCGCTTCATGCCACCACAGCAACACGCCGCGTGA
- a CDS encoding roadblock/LC7 domain-containing protein: protein MNDINAEEQVKAAYAEMESLRHTVSGVLGSVIAGVDGLLILHDLGTGPEPHDLAALAAATFGLGRQTGLALRHGPFRESTVRSLKGYFSVYAIGDSALLAVLGGEGLNIARLHIEARGVTSRLTPWWGAPGRPVTAVDSPKWDLSLVPWSIMRWCQPRTGSPTSATSRSWWCRSAACRCTRTPTCGGSPPGCWRTRRCGTRTRTWAGTGTAARWTWTTCCATSTSTTSTARWSSRSTTPSRATTSGCRTTGSGPRTRRRPSGSSRSCG, encoded by the coding sequence ATGAATGACATCAACGCCGAGGAGCAGGTCAAGGCGGCGTACGCGGAGATGGAGTCGCTGCGGCACACGGTCAGCGGCGTCCTGGGGTCGGTGATCGCGGGCGTGGACGGACTGCTGATCCTGCACGACCTCGGCACCGGGCCGGAGCCGCACGACCTGGCGGCGCTGGCGGCGGCGACGTTCGGGCTGGGCCGGCAGACCGGCCTCGCGCTGCGTCACGGGCCGTTTCGGGAGTCCACCGTCCGCAGCCTCAAGGGCTACTTCTCCGTGTACGCCATCGGCGACTCCGCCCTGCTGGCGGTGCTGGGCGGTGAGGGGCTGAACATCGCCCGGCTGCACATCGAGGCGCGCGGCGTGACCAGCCGGCTGACCCCATGGTGGGGTGCACCTGGCCGTCCAGTCACGGCTGTAGATAGCCCCAAATGGGATCTATCTCTCGTGCCATGGTCGATAATGAGGTGGTGTCAGCCCCGGACCGGATCCCCTACGAGCGCTACTTCGAGATCTTGGTGGTGCCGGAGCGCGGCGTGCCGTTGCACTCGTACGCCTACCTGCGGCGGCTCACCTCCGGGATGCTGGAGGACTCGCCGGTGTGGGACACGCACACGCACCTGGGCCGGGACCGGGACGGCCGCGCGCTGGACCTGGACGACCTGCTGCGCGACCTCGACGAGTACCACGTCGACGGCGCGGTGGTCTTCCCGTTCGACGACCCCGAGCAGGGCGACGACTTCCGGGTGCCGAACGACCGGATCTGGGCCGCGCACGAGAAGGCGCCCGAGCGGCTCATCCCGTTCATGCGGCTGA
- a CDS encoding amidohydrolase family protein gives MLAPYPNLYFETSVVRAYDLYAVLDTIDPSRVLYGSDLPYASSANSLHELAVMANIAGIDVARFADLFGGNLLRLLGRR, from the coding sequence GTGCTGGCCCCGTACCCGAATCTGTACTTCGAGACCTCGGTGGTGCGGGCCTACGACCTGTACGCGGTGCTGGACACCATCGACCCGTCGCGGGTGCTCTACGGATCGGACCTGCCGTACGCCAGCAGCGCCAACTCGCTGCACGAACTGGCCGTCATGGCCAACATCGCCGGGATCGACGTCGCGCGCTTCGCCGACCTCTTCGGCGGCAACCTGCTGCGGCTGCTCGGGCGGCGGTGA
- a CDS encoding WxL protein peptidoglycan domain-containing protein: MRIGRPGFFLAVLALAVAALPALPASAAAPGDEFKWSVVPSSRSGPSGRSRFEYTLKPREEIADWVAVSNLGKKPLKVDIYATDALNAPDGGFALMLANQQPKGVGSWVALQVKQYTVPVGKRVDIPFRLKVPANAEPGDHIGGIIASATEATTNAEGQQVNVERRVAARVYLRVDGPLQPVAQITAVDVQYDNPLQPFGGRDMTVTYRVANLGNVRFSGTSRVVVKGPLGVRVANSELIDIPELLPDSEVRLTRKVSGVFPAGRLSAEVIVNPTAQSGALESLSESRSCGRCPGSSSPCCWRRSPYPCWCGGGAGGPAGWPRSPASTTCPRRCRRPAASRWSWWRWPRWVGRRRWSRARRRSTSRSR, translated from the coding sequence ATGAGAATTGGCCGACCCGGGTTTTTCCTAGCCGTCCTGGCTCTGGCGGTCGCGGCGCTGCCCGCCCTGCCGGCGTCAGCGGCCGCGCCCGGCGACGAGTTCAAGTGGAGCGTCGTCCCGTCCAGCCGCAGCGGACCCAGCGGGCGCAGCCGCTTCGAGTACACGCTCAAGCCGCGCGAGGAGATCGCCGACTGGGTGGCGGTGAGCAACCTGGGCAAGAAGCCGCTGAAGGTGGACATCTACGCCACCGACGCGTTGAACGCCCCGGACGGCGGCTTCGCGCTCATGCTGGCCAACCAGCAGCCGAAGGGCGTCGGCTCGTGGGTCGCGTTGCAGGTCAAGCAGTACACCGTGCCGGTCGGCAAGCGGGTGGACATCCCGTTCCGGCTGAAGGTACCCGCGAACGCCGAGCCGGGCGACCACATCGGCGGCATCATCGCCTCCGCCACCGAGGCCACCACGAACGCGGAGGGCCAGCAGGTCAACGTGGAGCGTCGGGTGGCCGCGCGGGTCTACCTGCGGGTGGACGGACCGCTCCAGCCGGTCGCCCAGATCACCGCCGTGGACGTCCAGTACGACAACCCGCTGCAGCCGTTCGGCGGCCGCGACATGACCGTCACGTACCGGGTCGCGAACCTCGGCAACGTGCGCTTCTCGGGTACCTCGCGGGTGGTCGTCAAGGGGCCGCTGGGCGTACGCGTGGCCAACAGCGAACTGATCGACATCCCCGAGCTGCTGCCGGACTCGGAGGTCCGGCTGACCCGGAAGGTGTCCGGTGTCTTCCCGGCCGGGCGGCTGAGCGCCGAGGTCATCGTCAACCCGACGGCGCAGTCGGGGGCGCTGGAGTCACTGAGCGAGTCCCGCTCCTGTGGGCGCTGCCCTGGCTCGTCATCGCCGTGCTGCTGGCGGCGCTCGCCGTACCCCTGCTGGTGTGGTGGCGGCGCCGGCGGGCCCGCCGGCTGGCCGCGCAGCCCGGCTTCGACGACCTGCCCGCGGCGGTGCCGGCGGCCCGCGGCGTCGCGCTGGTCGTGGTGGCGCTGGCCGCGTTGGGTGGGCCGGCGGCGCTGGAGCCGAGCCCGGCGCAGATCGACATCCAGGTCTCGATAG
- a CDS encoding Ig-like domain-containing protein, with amino-acid sequence MSKRMFARAGALLGAAVMSAGVLVAVASPAQAASLGTITLSQTSGTVAGSPMFANATTSAACPTGYGENAALRVGRPGGPYSNLAPALGGGGYDTAPISVGANRSFTTALGGTAPAAGTWWVIVECFSLTLGRHADEFQIPIEVTGGNWAVDSGPEATTTTLAVSPSGTIPSGATVTLTATVSPGTATGTVEFRRGSTVVGSAPVGSGTATLTATLPAGTHSLTAVFTPATGADFLGSTSSPVSVTVEGPPPGGTEQEIVADITPGAFSLTVAGNTTSLTGGVVGGAATGNLQTATVTDQRGSNAGWTLTGQLEDFNTVPATTTIPNSALTWTPSAAKTSGSGTVTAGAAGNLGAPRTLASAASGGSAGVFTAGAGLSLAIPDTANPGSYAATLTLTLA; translated from the coding sequence ATGAGCAAGCGTATGTTCGCTCGCGCGGGCGCGCTGCTTGGTGCGGCCGTCATGTCGGCGGGCGTGCTCGTCGCCGTCGCGTCACCCGCGCAGGCGGCGTCGCTTGGCACCATCACGCTGTCGCAGACCAGCGGCACCGTGGCCGGTTCGCCGATGTTCGCCAACGCGACGACCTCCGCTGCCTGCCCCACCGGGTACGGGGAGAACGCGGCGCTTCGGGTCGGCCGGCCGGGCGGGCCTTACTCCAACCTCGCCCCGGCCTTGGGCGGCGGCGGGTACGACACCGCTCCCATCTCGGTGGGCGCGAACCGCTCGTTCACCACCGCGCTGGGCGGCACCGCGCCGGCTGCCGGCACGTGGTGGGTCATCGTGGAGTGCTTCAGCCTGACCCTGGGCCGGCACGCCGACGAGTTCCAGATCCCCATCGAGGTCACCGGCGGCAACTGGGCCGTTGACTCCGGCCCTGAGGCGACGACCACCACGCTCGCCGTCTCGCCGTCCGGCACGATTCCGTCCGGCGCGACGGTGACCCTCACCGCGACGGTGTCCCCGGGCACCGCCACGGGCACCGTCGAGTTCCGGCGTGGCTCGACCGTGGTCGGTTCGGCCCCGGTCGGCAGCGGTACGGCCACGTTGACCGCCACGCTGCCGGCGGGTACGCACTCGCTGACCGCGGTGTTCACGCCCGCCACCGGAGCGGACTTCCTCGGGTCGACCTCGAGCCCGGTGTCCGTCACGGTGGAGGGTCCGCCGCCCGGCGGTACCGAGCAGGAGATCGTCGCCGACATCACCCCGGGTGCGTTCAGCCTGACGGTGGCCGGCAACACGACGAGCCTGACCGGCGGCGTCGTCGGCGGCGCGGCGACGGGCAACCTGCAGACGGCCACCGTCACGGACCAGCGCGGCAGCAACGCCGGCTGGACCCTGACCGGCCAGCTGGAGGACTTCAACACGGTCCCGGCCACGACCACCATCCCGAACTCGGCCCTCACGTGGACCCCGTCCGCGGCGAAGACCAGCGGTTCGGGCACGGTCACGGCGGGTGCCGCGGGGAACCTGGGTGCGCCCCGCACCCTGGCCTCCGCGGCTTCGGGCGGCAGCGCGGGCGTCTTCACCGCCGGCGCGGGCCTGAGCCTGGCCATCCCGGACACCGCCAACCCGGGTTCGTACGCCGCCACCCTGACCCTGACGCTGGCCTGA
- a CDS encoding phosphate ABC transporter ATP-binding protein, producing the protein MAATNREGLATLEARSISAWFGDHKVLDRVSLTMPAGEVTALIGPSGCGKSTFLRILNRMHELVPNASLAGEVLLDGRDLYSADRRITDARRQVGMVFQKPNPFPAMSIYDNVVAGLKLTGTRTSKRGRDDLVEETLTKAGLWKEVRDRLRQPGGALSGGQQQRLCIARSLAVRPRVLLMDEPCSALDPTSTRRIEETIGELADEVTIVIVTHNMQQAARVSHQCAFFLASHGTPGVIVEHGPTSAMFDHPQDPRTSDYVHGRFG; encoded by the coding sequence GTGGCGGCGACCAACCGGGAAGGGTTGGCCACGCTGGAGGCCCGGTCGATCTCGGCCTGGTTCGGCGACCACAAGGTCCTCGACCGGGTGTCGCTGACCATGCCGGCCGGGGAGGTGACCGCGCTGATCGGGCCGTCCGGCTGCGGGAAGTCGACGTTCCTGCGCATCCTCAACCGGATGCACGAGCTGGTGCCCAACGCGTCGCTGGCCGGGGAGGTGCTGCTCGACGGCCGCGACCTGTACTCCGCCGACCGGCGCATCACCGACGCCCGCCGGCAGGTCGGCATGGTCTTCCAGAAGCCGAACCCGTTCCCGGCCATGTCCATCTACGACAACGTGGTGGCCGGTCTCAAGCTCACCGGCACCCGGACCTCCAAGCGCGGGCGCGACGACCTGGTGGAGGAGACGCTCACCAAGGCCGGGCTCTGGAAGGAGGTCCGGGACCGGCTCCGGCAGCCGGGCGGCGCGCTGTCCGGCGGCCAGCAGCAGCGGCTGTGCATCGCGCGATCGCTGGCCGTACGCCCGCGGGTGCTGCTCATGGACGAGCCGTGCTCGGCGCTCGACCCCACGTCGACGCGGCGCATCGAAGAGACCATCGGGGAGCTGGCCGACGAAGTCACCATCGTCATCGTCACACACAACATGCAGCAGGCGGCCCGCGTGTCGCACCAATGCGCGTTCTTCCTCGCCTCGCACGGCACACCCGGCGTGATCGTCGAACATGGACCGACGTCGGCGATGTTCGACCACCCGCAGGACCCTCGTACGTCCGACTACGTCCACGGCCGTTTCGGCTGA
- a CDS encoding sortase domain-containing protein has product MTVTVERPPGASPPDAPVLPPRPAPAPQPQVRLALQVPGIALSILAALTLGFVVHLTLVSQLQYARNQQTAFSDFRAELARGTAPVGQTRVEYADGAENGRERLVDPGSAVAVLRIPAVGLRTVVFEGTSGDVLRNGPGHRRDTVLPGQSGTSVVMGRRAAYGGPFLDLDLLLPGDAVIVTTGQGEHTYRVTGLRRPGDPAPPALAAGQGRLTLVTADGDPFIPQDLLRVDADLVTPAQPAPARKFGAASLPGAEAAMAIDPGAWTPLMLWGQALLLATLAVTYLRNRWGGWQAWIVGAPVLGALGLAIADQAARLLPNLL; this is encoded by the coding sequence ATGACCGTCACCGTCGAGCGGCCGCCGGGCGCCAGCCCGCCCGATGCGCCGGTGTTGCCGCCACGGCCGGCACCGGCGCCGCAGCCGCAGGTCCGGCTCGCCCTCCAGGTGCCGGGCATCGCGCTGAGCATCCTCGCCGCGCTCACGCTCGGCTTCGTCGTCCACCTGACCCTGGTGTCCCAGCTGCAGTACGCGCGCAACCAGCAGACCGCGTTCTCCGACTTTCGCGCGGAGCTGGCCCGCGGCACCGCCCCGGTCGGGCAGACGCGGGTGGAGTACGCCGACGGCGCCGAGAACGGGCGGGAACGCCTCGTCGATCCCGGCTCGGCGGTCGCCGTGCTCAGGATCCCGGCCGTCGGGCTGCGCACCGTCGTCTTCGAGGGCACGAGCGGCGACGTGCTGCGCAACGGGCCCGGGCACCGCCGCGACACCGTCCTACCGGGACAGTCCGGCACCAGCGTCGTGATGGGCCGCCGCGCCGCGTACGGCGGACCGTTCCTGGACCTCGACCTGCTGTTGCCCGGCGACGCGGTCATCGTGACCACCGGGCAGGGCGAGCACACGTACCGGGTCACCGGGTTGCGCCGCCCGGGCGACCCGGCGCCACCGGCGCTCGCGGCCGGCCAGGGGCGGCTCACGCTGGTCACCGCGGACGGCGACCCGTTCATCCCGCAGGACCTGCTGCGGGTGGACGCCGACCTGGTCACGCCCGCACAGCCGGCCCCGGCGCGCAAGTTCGGCGCCGCCTCGCTGCCCGGCGCCGAGGCCGCGATGGCGATTGACCCGGGGGCGTGGACGCCGCTGATGCTCTGGGGGCAGGCGCTGCTGCTGGCCACCCTGGCCGTCACGTACCTCCGGAACCGGTGGGGCGGCTGGCAGGCGTGGATCGTCGGCGCACCGGTGCTGGGCGCGCTCGGGCTCGCCATCGCCGACCAGGCCGCCCGGCTGCTGCCCAACCTGTTGTAA